The segment TGATCAGTTAACAAAGGaactattcataatttaaaatatgtgagtAGGAcgaaattaaagtaattctaTAATGACTGAtacttaacattttttctCATCTCACTGATTTAACTAACAGAacgcataaaatatatttagctttataaatttaccGACATTTTTGACTCCGGGAAGACGCTGCAGATCATGATATGAAGAACCAATAAAATACTTCGATCCAACGTGTTACTTCCCTTAATTGAACAAAATTTCGATACGGTGTCACTCTCAGATTTTAATTGTACGAGAATCTGTGTAATGCTACCGAACTAATTGTAAGGAACGTGAgcgttaaattattcattaattggCTCCAGTTCTTACAacgaaaatgtatttatggtGAATCGAAGACGACTGAATCGTGCAACATCTTTGTAACTGCATTCCAAAGCTGCTTTGTAAATCggaaaaatatcacaaacaaTGTGTAACAGTTTCATGTACTACCATGTAAATAAACGTTGAAATGGTATGCAAGGAcagcattttatttagaatggCAACCCGAGACCAGCCGCGCCATTCAGCTGCAAATTCTATAAATCTGTCAGCGGCGGGCGCCTCCAGGTCTTGCGAGCTATGTAAATGTCACTCGTATGTCCGTAGCCGCCAGATAACATAATACaaagataaatttacaatCACACTCGCCGCCAAACACTAAAGCttcgataatatttaattgttttacaatTAGATTCCACTTGCTCTTAGATTTATGACAACCATTTATTACACTGCGAGATCGGCCTTCTGATATGCATTATTGTTTGTACTTGCACGCACAGCTTGGAAGTACAGTACATCTTCATAGACTTTCACTAAAATGTAAAGGGTAAGCAAATTGTGCGCCGATCTTATGTGGAGAATTTACAAGATAGAAAGCGGTAGGTGCCTGGTTGTATAGAGCGCGGTAAAGTTTCTTTGAACATTTTACAACCGTTCAGTGTTCATATAAGTGGTATGAATGTcgcctaatttatttttaatttcgctATAACTTcagtacattatttataaacgtttTTCGAAACcgcttttatataatattttaaaatcttaatcttttatatgaaactagaGAGTAGATTACTAACTCAGTAAATATAATGCTTTAATTAAACTCTTAGAACTTGTTCAAAATAACATAGATATCATATTTTCACTTCTTAATTTCTTGgtgtaccgctctggatgcctaCAGAATGCCAGgagagataaatataataaaaaccgctatagtaaatccgaaaaatattagttttatttaaatggacaCTCGCAAAATTCTTcgatatcatttaatatatttattgcaatgaTAATAAATCACTTTGAATTACTTACAGCGTATCAGGCTTTTTACtctaaatttacaaataaataacgttaTCACAAAATTATCACACAATTAATTCAAACTCAATTACTGTATCAGCCAAAATTTTGAGATCAAGGTCGAGTATTGACAAATTGAATGTaagtagataaaaatattgttgataccaaaattttttttattttatttctaagaaaTCATAAATCCATGAGATTACAGggaataaaagatattttttttaagaagcgAGGttctcttataattttttaaatgtctgcggtaaaatgaaacttttataaCCTGGTACAACCTATAAATGATATTCAAGTATCTATTTAtcgttttgttaaatattcattaacatCGGGCCCCTGAATATCAAGAAGCTACCAAAGCACAGTATTGAGatcatatttatagtataacaGGCATTATGATAATTTGTGATATAATTTCTATGTCCGTATATAGCAAATTTATTCTACAAaactctatataaatatagcaacACATGTGTGTACATTTATTCTAGAAGACAGTAAGGATCCCGTGAGACATGACATATTACTACATTTAGTAAATACACATACTTATTCTTTCTAAGTCTTTTTTCACATCATAATTCAATCGGCATAGTGTTCTATGTGACAAGAatgacaaaaatttttgtgtttcaGTTTGTTctcttttcaatattatatcatcatctgattattttttatctttgttaCTGGAATTGcacttttctttaaaaaactattaaatactaATGGAATCAATGAAACTCGTAcgtatgaatttaattttaacggcTGTTACGTCGCCGGAACCGGAACGGAACAGTTACGTAGGTACATCTCCGTAACGGTAATTCATTTACAGTATTTTCTCAGAGAGCACAAGGATTTGTAGCTAGACATACTTAAATATCTGATAActcaaatacaatttaataagttttgagTTACGAAGTTATATCTGATCgttaatttttgaattaagcTGCACTTTATAATCAAATGTGTAAGCTTAACCGATCTATCGAAGTGAGACTTCTTATGCGAATTCCAACAAGGTTGCATTAAAAGTTTTACGCTCCTATGGAGGGAGGGGGGGATTAAACAGGAATGAGTTGCGTTTGAATGTACGCGGGCAATCAATTGTGACttgtaaataatgtcaataaagtttgtcttgaagaaacaataaaaatttctcaAAACTCAATTTCTACCCGTTCCTGTGTTCATTCTAACATTACGACGTTTTACTAATCCGCGCGGAGGCATTCCAcgcacatttaaattatttacattttaatttcagtgttaagttaaatatatgaaacacgAATAAAAGTTGAAACTAGTGACGATACCTATGTTCACTCGTTTCTTAGGAAGGTTATAAGGTCttattacaacaaatatacttatattaagttaCGAACCTACACCCTAAATCACGATATTTGATTTTACGTTATATTTCATGGATTTTTGACCTCAAGAGACGTCCAAATATCTTACTTCGATATAAAACAGTGTCAATTATCTTCAGATATCAAATCTAGAAAACCAACGCATTTAATGTCATCAGaagatgatataatttttgtcgTCTTAAAACTATCAAACATCATAACAAGTTCCTATATAGAACTAAATGACATTTGAGTACGTTAAAAAAACAGTCTTCAGTCCAATCAATAATAAGTGAATAAAACCCGATGTAGTATCAATACTGAGAGTGGTCAACCACTGAGAAAATGTTCACATACAATTGTGAGGAATAATTACGATagtaacttattaatttttgcttAAATGCTGGTCACATATACGTCTGCTAGCTCGCCTATAAGCCCCAGAGTTTCTacgtatttgtatttatttaagccTCTTTCACTTCATACAGTACAGAATTGAAAAAGCTAAAGACAATTCAGGTTTcacgagttttattttaagagtttTGTTAGCAATACCTCTTACGCTGTAATTGTAGGGTTTATGGCCAACGCCTTGATCAAACACTCAAGTCCTCGAATTcatcataaaagaaaaaaaaaatgataaacaaactatagaaaaaaattccccataaaataattttattagtacaCCATAACAAATATGTAAAGAGTGAATGTTTTTCATTACGCAACcagtttataagaaaaaaaatatacgcgGTTTTTCCCTCCAGTGATTGTTctgatttaaatgtatttactcatttatttgattattatagcAGTAATATTTTCGATCAAACTGTTACagtaatcttttttaaatattttataatacttctCAGATAGttcttacaaaaaattaaaattaaaaaggcaCAGAAACTTCAAAATTTGAAGTCAATGCCTGATTTGATTATACTTTTGTTAATGTGTCCATTGTGATTAGCACGTTTGAAATAAACGTCACTTGTTTGATATTTGTCTATCAGTTGCTTAGACATTTCCCACACAACCAATACAGTTAATATAGATCGCATGTAAAACGTTGTTTtgattggcaaaatattccacgatccTAATGCGAATGAAgtcatagcataaaaaattaGATAGCATATTCCTAACTAGAcgctaatttatatttgcgtTAGTAAGTTGTGTTGGTCGAATTCAAGAAATTTACGATAGAAATCCAGGGTGGGCATAAAAgacgaattataatctctACCTAGGtcctaaatatttatcatttgtattttttcgtCATATAACTGGGTATAAAACAAACTCCACAAGGTAAAAGATATTTGTGTTACGTCAGATGTCTCAAACAACAGATGttgattaattaaagttatagccgattttttttatcacaatcttttaattatgaaatataaatattatctttccaCCTTTTATAGACTTTGCTTCGGCAAAAAAATTGTAGCATAGCAACAATgggataaataaattacttttagcTGTCAAGTTATTTGGACGACACTGAATAAAATGAGCACACACACTCACCTCCACAGtactttcaataatataattttaatgacaaaaaaaaggtatttctTTGGTACTGAACTTAATTACTAAACATATCGTCAATTTTAAGAACTACTTGAatctaaatgaaaatgaaattcaaaGGAGTCactaatcaaaaaaaatttatggctCATAAAAGCTTATCTTGTTAGGAAAGGAAGAAAATTTGATAGAccagtttataaaaaacacgCGTTCCGCATATAATCAAAATgacttgtttaatttataattctatgtaatttttttttattgtcatttaattAAGCAGTGTTTGTTTGcggttaataaatatgtatttatacataacattGCTTGTAAACATAGGATTGGTCGCTGGCAAAATGGTGGGTTTTGTAGTGGGGGGTGATTatatagacataaaaaaatatccacacTCAAATAtgatgtatataaattgtactaCCACATATCTTTGCGGCGGTTCTTTCATCAATGATCGTGTCGTACTGACTGCCGCTCATTGCCTCTATCCATGCGTTGATCCGACCAGAGACATTGTAATTCTTAATTATGGACActcttctataaaaaaaatgaaacactTAAAAGTTCGTAAATTCTTAGTACATCACAAATACTGCGACACCTCTCTGGTGAATGACATCGGTTTGACATATTCAAACGCACCGGTAAAGTTTGGGGCGAACGTGAAGCGTGTTGCGCTGCTGAGTATATTTCCAAGACGAGCAACTCACGGTTACGTTACAGGATGGGGATTGGTTAATGTGAGTACCATTCAATACGATAGTTAtactctatatttatacacttagtttatattttaattattgaaataatggtAATGGCATCATTGTTATGTACGCTATCAACTTatcaaaattcttataaaatttagttgGAAATATTTGAAGTGTAATTACTGGgcagttaatatttaatctatgCATGTATAAAATTGACATAGCTATTAACCTTttagtacattaaaaatggAGATAAAAACTACTTAGCATTAGAAAagtatttgtattgaaaaatagtTAGTTACACTAAATCTTCTGATCTCTGTAGACAGACCCTGAAGAACTAGCTACGTCCATGAAATATGTTCAACAAGACATAATAAAACCCAAAGAATGCAGTCGTGGAAACGTGCCTGCTGGAATCTTCTGTGGCCAATCCATGAATGATGGGGAAAATccagaaatgtaataaattagattattgTTATGTTATCCTAGTCCtgtaagagaaataaaatgtggCGGGGCAGCGGCGTAGCATAAATGTGCCCCAGATATCGTGACTTTCGCTGACGCTAGCACCAGTCgtgtgaaatattaaaagctgtaggataaaatgattttgttaaagCTCCCTAACAAAAGCTTTAGGGTCGTCTATGTAGAGCTAAATCgatcgaaataatattaatttattggaaCATCTTAATTGCTCCTACAAAATGTCGGTGTCCGtctctaaaataaaactgaagattttatataaatacacagtTAAATAAGAATTGAAAAATACCAAACACTAAACATAGATAATGTGAAATTATTGGAATAAGATTTTAAGGTatcctaaataataaaataaaatctcataCCCAACGATAAATTGTTAAAGCGAATGCCTATGACAGCGAATGTATTTGTATTCAGTTTGCAGTTGAAGCATTTTGTCCATATATTTCCTGGTGATCAAACATCTTGACATTAgacaactaaaaaataataaggggACTAGCATTTTCTTCACAGTCATATCCTATATTCTAATAGATTTTTTCCTATATGGCATCTTGTTTGTAACTTACACTAAACGAAGACTTTTCTTACAGGGGTGATTCTGGAGGTGCCTTTGTGGTTTACAAATATATCCAAATAGGCATAGTCTCGTACATGTTACCGAAAAACAATATCGTTGCTTATACAAACACTACCTATCATTACCATTGGATAAAAGCCAAGACATTGCAACTCCTATGCCGTTAAAATTTGAACTTCATTAACAAACTTAttgtacttatttaaataaatttaaattaaatattattttattattttaatttaggaagttgtttttttttttaatgctaaaagcaatattcaatacaaaaaaatgttttattgtctgtttcatattatagagataggataatatttttttaaagtagtcCCAATAAGTGGAATGTggttattaaaagattttcaaaattttattatttccaaaaGTTTACGTAGAGGATGCAGATACAGATATAGAGAAGGACAATGTTCTACagcattaatatgtattataatctattatattatacattaatatatatatttatcttaagtaagaaaaaagtaaaaaaaaacttattatctttattgaaaataatgtgtggaacattaataatatagtatgCATTATCTCTAACATGATATTCACATACAATTTAGTAACGACTTCCCTAAACTTTGTTTGAACGGCCGTCAGAATTGGTCTGTGGAAAAATTAACAATGAgtgtttaaaaactatagttaCGGTAATCAGCtaacagcgccatctagctTGTATCTCATgactttatacaaaataacaaatttatcaagtGCTACCTCGCTAACCAACCaagatatttcttaaatataacataaaaaatacagactACATTCTATTCTCATTTTTTAACAACTTGACTAATAGACTTACTTAAAATCCGTTCAGTAATTtataagtgaaaaataaaCGTCCATACGTCCTCATAACCTCACGCATTTGTAGCATTCTTAAGATTTATTcttgtaattaaattgatatataaaataagaagtcttcaataaaattaaacatgtgaaatggattttataaaataaaataaaaagtacaaCTTTTGTTCAGTTTGTTTGTCTTTACAACTGGTGATGAAAACAACTCTTAAGCAAAAATTACTACTCAACAAATGCTGCAAATATggcaatgttaaaaatttctattaatataaacttatagtTCATCGAGGCACTGGATTTGCGTACTagtaaaaattagaaaaaatgtgAAGGGCTGGTCATCATCTGCTTGGACACCTCTAacgagacgaaacttcttagcattTAATGGAtccaccgtgcgggtgccgtccgtcgcgttgcagggagaggatcttcaacagtgcctgggacttgcgacccaggtgaaGGTTCAAGGGGCGCCTATCTAACGTGCGTTGATCGCTCACCTCCACTAAAGGTTTGTAAAACATTGTATTGATCAGCAGACATGCATTTTGTAATTCGAATATAAATtgaacaacatatttttaagttaactactacgttttttattattatctgttagATACATCGAATTATACTTATCTGTATATATGgtgttttccaatagggacgcttgaactttgacagctgattgcggccatgttgtttgagtgacagctgtcaaatgcagtgtgttatattcattccgtcctcccaaaccaccatggcaggttacagtgtcgagcagcacgtgcaaatcataaaattgttttatgaaaatgggtcttcagttcgagcaacgttccgcgcacttcgcccgttttacggtcgcgatgatcgtcctgccgagtcgactatccgtcgattggtggacaaattcgagtcaaccgggtcagttaacaatcagccggttcccgtgcgtcaacgtaacgcgagatctgccgagaatatcgccgcagtgcgcgacagtgtcctcgaaaacccgcggcagtcaattccgcgtcgcgcacaggaactcggcctttcgcagacgacaacttggcgaattttgcgttgtgacttgagcctgcacccgtacaagatccagctgacccaagagctcaaggttaatgaccatagacagcgccgtgtgttcgctgactgggcattagagcagttggaagttgacgccgattttggcaaaaaaatcatcttcagcgacgaggcgcatttttggatgaatggctatgtcaacaagcaaaattgccgtatttgggacgagaccaatccacacgaggttcaccaagtggcaatgcacccgcagaaagtgactgtttggtgcggattttgggccggaggcgtgattggtccgtattttttcgaaaacgataatggtgtggccgtcaccgtcaatggtgagcgataccggtcgatgataaccaacttcttttggcctgaaatcgagaatatggatctggacaacatgtggtttcaacaggacggcgctacgtgccacacagcacacgctacgatggaagaaaagaaagatcaagcgcccttaatggaaaaccctatataatgCTTCGTTTTAAGTAGGTATTTTTGTAGGATTGCTCCGAATGTTAGGCAAATACATTAATAGAATTCTCTCTAATGAATCATCcctgtttgaaaaaaaaaacatttttatttgctctTTGTTGTTGTTGGAATGCACcatgaaattgaaaatgaaattttcgTCGAACGTTACAGAACATAAATCAAAACGTCTCAATTTgctaattatttatagatactaaattgtagaaatttaaattgattcgtaattacaaacattttatagatcTCGAAGTGAATTAgcagtaaaattataagttattaccTCAATAAATACTTACGGCTTGTCCTTTTTCAGCAAACACATTCCTTTCTTGTAAAATGCTGATAAAAGTTATAGCATTATTTCTGTTTACAAATTCAGTTTCATCTAAATCAAATGAATTAGAAGGGAGGGTAGTCAGAGGAGACGTGGTGTCGATCGAGGAATTCCCATATTCAGCGTTTCTGTTGATGGGTAGAGAGAGAGGCAGCTTTATATGTGGTTCATCCATCATCAATCAGAGAATTTTATTGACGGCAGCACATTGTATCGAAATATGCAATCCCAAGTGCAAGAACGGAGCGGCATTTGTTGGAAATGAACAAAAGAGGATGGGAATCAAAATGACTATAACATTCGCAAAATACCACCCCAGATATAGAACAAATCGTGTGCACTTTGATATAGGTCTTGCATTGCTTTCTAGATCTATAAAGTTTGGTAAATTTGTTAAACGAGTTGCCATTTCAAGGCGTCCGAGGATAAAATCTGTCGCTGATATAGCTGGTTGGGGTTTAGTTGATGTAAGGTTCTGTCGCTATCTTTCACTCCACTTAACTTTGTTTGTcacatatcatatataaataatattttcaaattttgatataaatttacagtactatcaatattattattattgcctcgcggtttttttcttatttaaagtatgttaaagatattataataattctatatatataaccttgcTAACTAACTTGTGTActaacttgttttattttatatgaaaattttttaaatatattttcaggaaataaacaaattgtcGACAGATTACTTGCATCATATAACGCAAAAGGTGATAAGTTATAGTGATTGTAAGGCCTATATATCCAATATTCCTCCAGGCTCTTTCTGCGCTGGTGAGATTAAGAGCAGGCAGTTTGCATCAGAGTAAGtatagtattgtttttttcgACTATGAATATGTGAGAATGAAGTGAGAATATTTCCTTTCGGTATTTTCAGAACCTAAATAAGTTGCTTAAGAAACTTTCGCTTGCAAAATATAATCAGTAAACATTCTGTCgtaataatagaattaatattagtttagaatataattattgtcttAAAAATCTCTAAAAAAGAGAATCATTGCCGATCTccagttaaatataaagattatcaaatataataacctAGAATCTTTATCATTTTGCGTCcctcattaaaataacattgtgatacaacaataaatttaactattatttatattgtaaagttaaaatataactcgAGTTGTTTATTTTGCTCTACGTGCCAGTAACTTAACGTTAACCGTGATCATGGGAAGGAAAAATGAAAGTCTCTATAATTTAGACCTTTATGTCGCCTACCTTCAAATAGTACATTGTTATtcaatgtttctttttattcttttacatCCAATAGaccataaatttatacaacggaatgttttaataattaaaataattttatcgaatgacaattaaaaaaaataattctaaactattgttatttttcagaGGGGACTCTGGCAGTGCTTTAATAATCAACAAGTACACGCAAATCGGTATCGTGTCTTATAAACGGCCGGACATATCGGCCAGTCTTATTGTATATACAAACGTCTCATTCTATTACGACTGGATAAAACAAACTTCGAGAAAATTGTACTGCGactattaactttaattaataattgattcatatattttctattaactaAGTagcgtttattttttaatataattcctttATTGAAATAGCATACATTCTACTGAAAAACTTTTGTTCACTTTTATCAAATATGAGTGTAATCAAATCTtttagtgttatttttatcagcttgtgtgataataataatagcagGAAccgattataatataaaacatacatgtaatagataaaatatttccgtccttcacaaaatataatggagattataatgaaaatttcaaaaaaaaaaattgctttaaatttttcaatagaaaatgaaaatgaaaatgaaattttttcataatatttatgccACCGTTCATCAATCTGTCACTAGCAGccaagaaattataaataaaaaacaggcttgataaaaaaacgttttaaaaaatgatatcaattttattgaaaaattatatttaaaaatcaaaggaCCAGAATCCAAATCGGAGGCCTAATTAAATGAGTGCTCATTAAATCTTTCTGtagacttaattataatatgtaattaattttctgcACATCTTATTATCCtatatttttgcattatttGAACTTtgataattgtttaataaaatatatttgcgaGCTTAATATATTGGAGAGTGAGTCTGCTACGTTAATCGCACCTGTTTGGGAAGCGAAAAATATTGGACAGATCGACATTACTCGAGTAAGTAGACTAAAAAGTTACCCCCAAAAGTAACCGAGCAGAAGTTAACAGACGTTTTGCCTTTTTTCCTGTTTGCTCTGAATAGAATATTATCCGTGTTTctcttaaaagaaatttaagcTATCAAGGCAGTTGTAATTGCtcttatttgattattactCAAAAGTAATTGGTTGAAAAGTTTATAtggattgtaataaaataaaatgaagggTGAGCATGCCCTTGGAGCATGGACGGACGATTTGATAAAAGGGCGCATGATGACTGGAGGCAGCTGCTCAGGAATGGGCTGGACTCTTCAGCAGAGGACGGTGAtaagttttattgatttcttgTTTAATGACGTATTTTGCCCAACTACATAAGTCTTATTTTGTTCAGATGGGAGCGAGTATCAACGCTATTGGACTAGCTGGAGTCTgctataaagaaaaaagaaaagccGTATTCAATGGACCTTTTTAATCAACGACAGCCAACGCCCCTAGATTTTGTATTGTAGTCTTTggcacataaaaaatattaaaatatcatatcattaccagatagaaaaatgtttaagtccTCATGAACTGTATTGACAAGGGCAAAATAAGGTATCGCCCTAGTTTTCGATAATCTAAAACTGCCTTGCAGTTGCGAATTTATTAACTCGCTGTTTCTCAAAAGTGAAGATGTTAAGATGGTGTGAAAAAATTGCTTAAAGAGCCGTCGTAAATACAGCACTCATGCAACTAAATTAATTGAGCAGTTTATTCTTACCTTGAAATCTTTCTGGATAAACATGACTACATCATTTTTGCGGGGTTCGTTTATAAGTCGTATTCCTTGCTACAAGTTtccacaatttttattaactgcaATCATATGATATTTTGGCGGTGAATACCAGGATAGACAAGTAACCTATCGTGTAGACATCATTAATGTAAAGTTTAGTGTTTAACTAGTAGGTTTTACAGTAATGGAAAGGAAACGCTCGCTACTGCATGATACCCAGCGTTTCGTATGATCCCCTTACTTAAAGTTTGTCATCCAGCCTGAATATAC is part of the Danaus plexippus chromosome 2, MEX_DaPlex, whole genome shotgun sequence genome and harbors:
- the LOC133320884 gene encoding serine protease 52-like translates to MYLYITLLVNIGLVAGKMVGFVVGGDYIDIKKYPHSNMMYINCTTTYLCGGSFINDRVVLTAAHCLYPCVDPTRDIVILNYGHSSIKKMKHLKVRKFLVHHKYCDTSLVNDIGLTYSNAPVKFGANVKRVALLSIFPRRATHGYVTGWGLVNTDPEELATSMKYVQQDIIKPKECSRGNVPAGIFCGQSMNDGENPEMGDSGGAFVVYKYIQIGIVSYMLPKNNIVAYTNTTYHYHWIKAKTLQLLCR
- the LOC116779361 gene encoding mast cell protease 1A-like; its protein translation is MLIKVIALFLFTNSVSSKSNELEGRVVRGDVVSIEEFPYSAFLLMGRERGSFICGSSIINQRILLTAAHCIEICNPKCKNGAAFVGNEQKRMGIKMTITFAKYHPRYRTNRVHFDIGLALLSRSIKFGKFVKRVAISRRPRIKSVADIAGWGLVDEINKLSTDYLHHITQKVISYSDCKAYISNIPPGSFCAGEIKSRQFASEGDSGSALIINKYTQIGIVSYKRPDISASLIVYTNVSFYYDWIKQTSRKLYCDY